A region of Vitis riparia cultivar Riparia Gloire de Montpellier isolate 1030 chromosome 12, EGFV_Vit.rip_1.0, whole genome shotgun sequence DNA encodes the following proteins:
- the LOC117926861 gene encoding MDIS1-interacting receptor like kinase 2-like, protein MVLEYFSSYSLLPRLIITPCLFIFLLFLLYSISLFHVTFTFASTPTTSLLKVEQDQEAVALLTWKTSLDNQTQSFLSSWSGRNSCHHWFGVTCHRSGSVSNLDLDNCGLRGTLHNLNFSSLPNLLTLNLYNNSLYGTIPINIGNLSKLITNLNFTFNRFTGVISPQLGFLTSLSVLALSFNNFRGPIPPSIGNLRNLTTLYLHKNKLSGYIPQEIGLLTSLNDLQLAINSLTGPIPPSIGNLRNLTTLHLFENEFSGSIPQEIGLLTSLNDLKLETNSLTGPIPSSIGNLRNLTTLYLSENKLSGSIPQEIGLLISLNDLELSINNLTGPIPPSIGNLRNLTTLYLHTNKLSGSIPQEISLLTSLNGLELANNSLTGPIPPSIGNLRNLTTLYLSENKLSGSIPQEIGLLTSLNDLGLSNNNLTGPIPPSIGNLRNLTTLYLFENKLSSYIPQEIGLLTSLNDLELSNNNLTGPIPSSIGNLRNLTTLYLHTNKLSGSIPQEIGLLTSLNDLELSINNLIGPIPPSIGNLRNLTTLYLDRNKLSGSIPQEIGLLTSLNDLELSINNLTGPIPPSIGNLRNLTTLYLDRNKLSGSIPQEIGLLTSLNDLGLSINNLTGPIPPSIGNLSSLTFLFLDHNELSGVIPLEMNNITHLKSFQLVENNFIGQLPQEICLGSVLENFTASGNHFTGPIPKSLKNCTSLFRVRLERNQLTGDIAESFGVYPTLNYIDLSSNNFYGELSGKWGQCHMLTNLNISNNNISGAIPPQLGKATQLRQLDLSANHLSGKIPKELGMLPLLFKLLLGNNSLSGSIPLELGNLSNLEILDLASNNISGSIPKQLGNFWKLRSFNLSENRFVDSIPDEIGKMHHLQSLDLSQNMLTGEMPPLIGELQNLETLNLSHNGLSGTIPHTFDDLISLTVADISYNQLEGPLPNIKAFAPFEAFKNNKGLCGNNVTHLNPCSASRKKANKFSILIIILLIVSPLLFLFAFIIGIYFLFQKLRKRKTKSPEADVEDLFAIWGHDGELLYEHIIQGTDNFSSKQCIGTGGYGTVYKAELPTGRVVAVKKLHSSEDGDMADLKAFKSEIYALTQIRHRNIVKLYGFSSFAENSFLVYEFMEKGSLRNILCNDEEAERLDWIVRLNVIKGVAKALSYMHHDCSPPVIHRDISSNNVLLDSEYEAHVSDFGTARLLKSDSSNWTSFAGTIGYTAPELAYTMKVDNKTDVYSFGVVTLEVIMGRHPGELISSLLSSASSSSTSPSTVYHFLLNDVIDQRPSPPVNQVAEEVVVAVKLAFACLCVNPQSRPTMQQVAQALSKQWPPLPKPFSVITLGWNVQVIQKHDLPPCDVLATFGTYFPLKGPSIRAVVEECGNADDRVSVSEAAKQSASPDGWTSCPPCQV, encoded by the exons ATGGTGCTTGAATATTTTTCATCCTACTCCTTACTCCCCCGACTCATCATCACTCCTTGCTTATTCatatttctccttttccttctgTACTCGATATCATTATTCCATGTCACTTTTACATTTGCCTCTACACCTACCACTTCTCTTTTGAAAGTTGAACAAGATCAAGAGGCAGTTGCTCTTCTAACATGGAAGACCAGTCTTGATAATCAAACCcaatctttcctttcttcttggtCTGGACGCAATTCTTGCCATCATTGGTTTGGAGTGACTTGTCACAGGTCAGGAAGTGTCTCCAATTTAGACCTTGACAATTGCGGTTTGAGAGGTACACTCCACAATCTCAATTTCTCATCACTCCCTAACCTTCTCACTCTTAATCTTTATAATAACTCCCTTTATGGAACCATTCCAATCAACATTGGTAATCTTTCTAAACTAATCACAAATCTTAACTTTACTTTCAATCGTTTTACTGGTGTAATATCTCCCCAACTTGGATTTCTAACATCTCTTAGTGTTCTAGCATTGTCTTTTAATAATTTCAGAGGCCCAATTCCTCCTTCCATAGGTAACTTGAGGAACttaaccactttgtaccttCATAAAAACAAACTATCTGGTTAtattcctcaagaaattggattgttgacatcGCTTAATGATCTTCAATTGGCAATTAATAGTCTCACTGGTCCAATCCCTCCAtccataggaaacttgagaAACTTAACCACTCTACATCTTTTTGAGAATGAGTTTTCTGGTTCTATCCCTCAAGAGATTGGATTGTTGACATCACTTAATGATCTTAAGTTGGAAACTAATAGTCTTACTGGTCCGATCCCTTCATCCATTGGAAACTTGAGAAATTTAACCACTTTATATCTTTCTGAGAACAAGCTTTCTGGTTCcatccctcaagaaattggattgttgataTCACTTAATGATCTTGAGTTGTCAATTAACAATCTCACCGGTCCAATCCCTCCTTCCATAGGTAACTTGAGGAACttaaccactttgtaccttCATACAAACAAACTATCTGGTTCTATTCCTCAAGAGATTAGCTTGTTGACATCACTTAATGGTCTTGAGTTGGCAAATAATAGTCTCACTGGTCCGATCCCTCCATCCATTGGAAACTTGAGAAATTTAACCACTTTATATCTTTCTGAGAACAAGCTTTCTGGTTCcatccctcaagaaattggattgttgacatcACTTAATGATCTTGGGTTGTCAAATAACAATCTCACCGGTCCAATCCCTCCATCCATTGGAAACTTAAGAAATTTAACCACTTTATATCTTTTTGAGAACAAGCTTTCTAGTTACATCCCTCAAGAGATTGGATTGTTGACATCACTTAATGATCTTGAGTTGTCAAATAACAATCTCACCGGTCCAATCCCTTCTTCCATAGGTAACTTGAGGAACttaaccactttgtaccttCATACAAACAAACTATCTGGTTCTATTCCTCAAGAGATTGGATTGTTGACATCACTTAATGATCTTGAGTTGTCAATTAACAATCTCATTGGTCCAATCCCTCCTTCCATAGGTAACTTGAGGAACttaaccactttgtaccttGATAGAAACAAACTATCTGGTTCTATTCCTCAAGAGATTGGATTGTTGACATCACTTAATGATCTTGAGTTGTCAATTAACAATCTCACCGGTCCAATCCCTCCTTCCATAGGTAACTTGAGGAACttaaccactttgtaccttGATAGAAACAAACTATCTGGTTCTATTCCTCAAGAGATTGGATTGTTGACATCACTTAATGATCTTGGGTTGTCAATTAACAATCTCACCGGTCCAATCCCTCCTTCCATAGGTAACTTGTCTAGCTTAACCTTTTTGTTCCTTGATCACAATGAGCTTAGTGGTGTTATTCCTCTTGAAATGAATAATATCACTCATTTGAAATCTTTTCAGTTAGTTGAGAATAACTTCATTGGCCAACTACCGCAAGAGATATGCCTCGGTAGTGTTCTTGAGAACTTTACGGCCTCTGGAAACCATTTCACTGGTCCTATTCCAAAAAGCTTGAAAAATTGCACTAGCTTATTCAGAGTTAGGCTTGAAAGAAACCAGCTGACAGGGGACATAGCCGAAAGTTTTGGGGTGTACCCGACCCTAAATTATATTGATCTAAGCAGCAACAATTTTTATGGTGAGCTTTCTGGGAAATGGGGGCAGTGCCACATGCTCACAAACCTGAACATCTCCAACAACAATATTTCTGGTGCTATACCGCCTCAACTTGGGAAAGCAACTCAGCTGCGACAACTTGATCTCTCCGCCAATCATCTAAGTGGGAAGATCCCGAAAGAGTTGGGTATGTTGCCATTATTGTTCAAATTGTTATTAGGAAACAACAGTCTTTCAGGTAGTATTCCTTTGGAATTGGGAAACTTATCCAATCTTGAAATTCTTGACTTGGCATCAAACAACATAAGCGGTTCAATTCCCAAACAACTGGGAAACTTCTGGAAATTAAGGTCCTTCAACTTGAGCGAGAATAGATTTGTGGATAGCATTCCTGACGAAATAGGAAAGATGCATCATCTTCAAAGTCTTGATCTTAGTCAAAATATGTTGACAGGAGAGATGCCACCGCTGATTGGAGAATTACAGAACCTGGAAACGTTGAATCTCTCCCACAACGGGCTCTCTGGCACCATCCCACACACGTTTGATGATTTGATAAGTTTGACAGTTGCTGATATATCCTACAATCAATTGGAAGGTCCTCTCCCCAACATCAAAGCCTTTGCTCCATTTGAGgcattcaaaaataataaaggtcTGTGTGGTAATAATGTCACTCATCTCAACCCATGTAGTGCTAGTCGAAAGAAGGCCAAcaagttttctattttgatCATAATACTCCTCATTGTGAGCCCTCTATTGttcttatttgcttttattatcggcatttattttcttttccaaaaattgaGGAAGAGAAAAACCAAGTCTCCTGAAGCAGATGTTGAAGATCTATTTGCAATATGGGGCCATGATGGGGAATTGTTGTATGAGCACATCATACAGGGGACCGACAATTTCAGTTCGAAACAGTGTATTGGCACTGGAGGATATGGTACTGTTTACAAGGCTGAGTTGCCAACAGGTCGGGTTGTTGCTGTGAAAAAGCTTCACTCATCAGAAGATGGAGATATGGCTGATTTGAAAGCTTTCAAAAGCGAGATTTATGCTTTAACACAGATAAGGCATCGCAACATCGTCAAGCTTTATGGCTTCAGTTCATTTGCAGAGAACTCATTTTTGGTTTATGAGTTTATGGAAAAGGGGAGTTTGCGAAACATTCTATGCAACGACGAAGAAGCAGAAAGATTAGATTGGATTGTGAGGCTAAACGTTATTAAAGGCGTGGCTAAAGCTTTATCCTATATGCACCATGATTGCTCACCTCCTGTAATTCATCGAGACATATCGAGCAACAATGTTTTGTTAGATTCAGAATATGAAGCTCATGTATCTGACTTCGGCACGGCTAGGCTTTTAAAGTCAGACTCATCTAATTGGACTTCATTCGCAGGAACTATTGGTTATACAGCTCCAG AACTTGCTTACACGATGAAGGTGGATAATAAAACCGATGTTTATAGCTTCGGTGTTGTGACATTAGAAGTAATCATGGGAAGGCATCCCGGAGAACTCATCTCATCCCTGTTATCATCAGCGTCCTCCTCATCTACATCACCATCAACGGTCTACCATTTCCTGTTGAATGATGTGATAGACCAGCGCCCCTCACCTCCTGTGAATCAAGTGGCAGAGGAAGTAGTGGTTGCAGTGAAGTTGGCATTTGCATGTTTGTGTGTTAATCCCCAATCTCGGCCAACTATGCAACAAGTTGCTCAAGCACTCTCAAAACAGTGGCCACCATTGCCAAAACCGTTTTCTGTGATTACGTTGG gGTGGAATGTGCAGGTTATTCAGAAGCATGATCTGCCACCATGTGATGTTCTTGCAACCTTTGGAACATATTTTCCTTTGAAGGGCCCCTCAATCAG GGCTGTCGTGGAGGAGTGCGGGAATGCCGATGACCGTGTCTCTGTTTCTGAGGCTGCCAAACAATCTGCATCACCGGATGGTTGGACAAGTTGCCCTCCATGCCAGGTTTGA